A window of Candidatus Cloacimonadota bacterium contains these coding sequences:
- a CDS encoding isoleucine--tRNA ligase: MFKSIDLKENPRHLEERIRAYWREHSLAQKSIDLRKGSPQFVFYEGPPTANGKPGIHHMLSRTLKDLVCRYKTMNGFQVKRKAGWDTHGLPVEIEVERQLGLEDKKAIEDYGVEKFCQACKESVWSYLDLWQEMTELMGYWIDLDDPYITMHNSYIESVWHILDDFFRRGLIYKAHKIVPYCPSCGTPLSSHEVALGYRDVEDPSIFVKFKALDEDGTWYLAWTTTPWTLISNVALAVHPDETYVKVRHLEENYILAKARLETLEGEYEILREFPGRELERRRYQPLFSFIKPEKPAWYVGLADYVSMDDGTGIVHTAPAFGADDYALGLKYDLPFIQPVDAEGKFNHLIEPWAGIFVKTADKDIIRSLKESGNLYRREQVKHSYPHCWRCENLLIYYARESWYIRTTQFKEQLLEQNRQIDWYPGFVGEKRFGEWLANNVDWALSRDRFWGTPLNIWICEDCGEKSSVGSIEELVKRGKLKDGSPVPEDIELHRPYIDDVKLTCAKCGGGMNRTQEVIDCWFDSGSMPFAQWHYPFENKDTFDSELFPADFISEGIDQTRGWFYSMLAIGTLYKGRSSYKSCLVNDLILDAKGQKMSKSKGNSVDPIEVMQTFGADAIRWYLVEISPPWVPTRFDVEGVKEIIGKFIGTLKNTYSFFATYANIDSFDASAHLWNWERSAEIDRWIVSRLQTLIGQVRDWMEDYELTKVVRAIQDFVIDELSNWYVRRSRRRFWALELTEDKINAYRTLYQVLVSVAEMIAPFAPYLAEELYLSLGAGESVHLAAYPQSETEYIDPALEKEMRVIIDIVQLGRAARNACQIKVRQPLQKMYVPAKYRTTLERMFDLIQEEVNIHEIVYVSEDEDFVRYELKPQFKVMGPKYGNRMKAIASELARVKGQEVLKAFNDTGSYKLAALDIDLVPEDVAVHIQPREGFVFESMKNMFVALDTALTPELICEGYARELVNKIQFSRKEQGFEIMDRIMVEWIGDDEIKAALDAHGEFIQSETLCDELSEAASTEGLVEYDINGKQVWMRITRTV; encoded by the coding sequence TCGATTTGCGCAAGGGCTCACCCCAATTCGTGTTTTATGAAGGCCCTCCCACAGCCAATGGCAAACCTGGCATCCACCACATGCTGTCACGCACGCTGAAGGATTTGGTATGCCGCTACAAAACCATGAACGGTTTCCAGGTTAAACGCAAAGCCGGCTGGGACACCCACGGACTGCCAGTGGAGATCGAAGTGGAACGGCAACTGGGACTGGAAGATAAGAAAGCGATCGAAGACTACGGGGTGGAAAAATTTTGCCAGGCCTGCAAAGAATCTGTCTGGAGCTATCTTGACCTCTGGCAGGAAATGACGGAACTGATGGGCTACTGGATCGACCTCGACGATCCTTACATCACCATGCACAACAGCTACATAGAGAGCGTGTGGCATATTTTGGACGACTTTTTCCGCCGCGGGCTGATCTACAAGGCGCACAAGATCGTGCCTTACTGCCCAAGCTGTGGAACGCCGCTCTCTTCCCACGAAGTGGCGCTGGGCTACAGGGACGTGGAGGATCCCTCTATCTTCGTGAAATTCAAGGCTTTGGACGAAGACGGCACCTGGTATCTGGCCTGGACTACCACGCCTTGGACGCTGATTTCGAATGTGGCGCTGGCTGTGCATCCTGACGAAACTTACGTGAAGGTTCGCCATCTGGAGGAAAACTACATCCTGGCCAAAGCCCGGCTGGAAACTCTGGAAGGCGAATACGAGATTTTGAGAGAATTTCCCGGCCGCGAGCTGGAACGGCGCCGCTATCAGCCGCTTTTCAGTTTCATCAAGCCAGAAAAACCCGCTTGGTATGTTGGTTTGGCAGATTACGTGAGCATGGATGACGGCACCGGGATAGTGCACACCGCCCCGGCTTTTGGAGCGGACGACTATGCCCTCGGCCTAAAATATGACCTGCCTTTCATCCAGCCGGTGGATGCCGAAGGCAAATTCAACCATCTGATCGAACCCTGGGCCGGCATCTTCGTGAAAACCGCGGACAAAGACATCATCCGCAGCTTGAAGGAAAGCGGCAACCTCTACCGCCGCGAACAGGTTAAACACAGCTATCCCCACTGCTGGCGCTGCGAAAACCTGCTCATCTACTATGCCCGCGAAAGCTGGTACATCCGCACCACCCAGTTCAAGGAACAACTGCTGGAGCAAAACCGCCAGATCGACTGGTATCCTGGCTTTGTGGGCGAAAAACGCTTCGGCGAATGGCTGGCCAACAACGTTGACTGGGCCCTTTCCCGAGACCGTTTCTGGGGCACGCCGCTGAACATCTGGATCTGCGAAGACTGCGGCGAAAAGAGCTCTGTGGGTTCGATCGAAGAACTGGTGAAGCGCGGCAAACTGAAAGACGGCTCCCCGGTGCCCGAAGACATAGAACTGCACCGGCCTTACATCGACGACGTGAAGCTCACTTGCGCTAAATGCGGTGGTGGCATGAACCGCACCCAAGAAGTGATCGACTGCTGGTTCGACAGTGGTTCCATGCCCTTCGCGCAGTGGCACTATCCCTTTGAAAATAAAGATACATTCGACTCCGAACTATTCCCTGCTGACTTCATCTCAGAAGGCATCGACCAAACCCGGGGCTGGTTCTATTCCATGCTGGCTATTGGTACCCTTTACAAAGGCCGTTCCAGCTATAAAAGCTGTCTGGTGAACGACCTCATCCTGGACGCTAAAGGCCAGAAAATGAGCAAGTCCAAAGGCAATTCCGTTGATCCCATTGAAGTTATGCAAACTTTCGGCGCCGATGCCATCCGCTGGTATCTGGTGGAGATAAGTCCGCCCTGGGTGCCCACGCGCTTCGACGTGGAGGGCGTGAAGGAAATCATCGGCAAATTTATCGGCACGCTCAAAAACACCTATTCCTTCTTTGCCACCTATGCCAACATAGATTCCTTTGATGCTTCGGCCCATCTCTGGAACTGGGAGCGGAGTGCTGAGATCGACCGCTGGATCGTTTCCCGGCTGCAGACCCTGATTGGCCAGGTGCGCGACTGGATGGAGGATTATGAACTAACCAAGGTGGTGCGCGCCATCCAGGATTTTGTGATCGACGAGCTTTCAAACTGGTATGTGCGCCGTAGCCGCCGCAGATTCTGGGCGCTGGAGCTCACCGAAGACAAGATCAATGCCTACCGCACCCTCTACCAAGTGCTTGTGAGCGTGGCTGAAATGATCGCGCCCTTCGCTCCCTATCTGGCTGAAGAGCTCTACCTCTCCCTCGGGGCCGGCGAAAGCGTCCATCTGGCCGCATATCCGCAATCCGAGACCGAATACATCGATCCTGCCCTGGAAAAGGAAATGCGGGTTATCATAGACATCGTCCAGTTGGGACGGGCTGCCAGAAATGCCTGCCAGATCAAGGTGCGGCAGCCTCTGCAGAAGATGTATGTGCCTGCAAAATACCGAACCACCCTGGAACGAATGTTTGATCTTATCCAGGAGGAAGTGAACATCCACGAGATCGTTTATGTATCGGAAGATGAAGACTTTGTGCGCTACGAACTGAAACCTCAGTTCAAGGTGATGGGGCCCAAATACGGCAACCGGATGAAAGCCATTGCCTCGGAACTGGCTCGCGTTAAGGGACAAGAGGTTCTTAAAGCTTTTAATGACACTGGCAGTTACAAACTTGCCGCCCTGGATATAGATCTGGTGCCGGAAGACGTGGCTGTGCACATCCAGCCACGCGAGGGCTTTGTTTTTGAGAGTATGAAAAACATGTTCGTGGCTTTGGACACGGCTCTCACGCCGGAGCTTATCTGCGAAGGCTATGCCCGTGAACTGGTGAACAAGATCCAGTTCAGCCGCAAGGAACAGGGTTTCGAGATCATGGACCGCATCATGGTGGAATGGATTGGCGACGACGAGATCAAAGCCGCGCTGGACGCTCACGGGGAATTCATCCAGAGTGAAACTCTTTGCGACGAACTCAGCGAAGCGGCATCGACAGAAGGCCTCGTTGAATACGATATCAACGGCAAACAGGTCTGGATGAGGATCACGAGGACCGTCTGA